The nucleotide sequence GGCTTGGTGGTGACTGCACTTTGGGCAGGTCATTTGGGTGTCGCTGACTGGCGCGCTGCCTTCTTCTCGGTGGTCATCGGTTGCCACCAAGCTCAAGCTGGCTGCCAGGTCATGCTCTTTACGCACGTTGGCGCCGGCATTTTGCAGGGCCTTGAGGTACTGATCGGCCTCGTTTTCACTGAGGTCACGCTTAATATCGACAGGGCCGCCGCTAAACAACGAATTGATTCGGGTTTGGTCGCTCTTGAACAGGCGCGCGAGGTTTTCTTTGGCCGTGTCCAGGCTGATGTCAGGCATCAACTCGCCATTGAATACAATCTTGAAGCGGGCTTGGGTCATGTCGGCGTCCTTGTCGGTGCCTGAGTGGAAGTGCGCTAGAGACTAGCTGCCCGGCAGGGCAGTAAACAAGCTGCCTGGTTGGCAAATGTGTGTTTGCTTACGCGCTTGAGTATCTAACAGGCACACAAGCCGGTGAATTAAGCCGTTTGTGTGGCCGTAATTTAGCAACTTAGCCATTACGGCTAATCTGCGTCGAGTAAGCACGGCTGTGGAGTATCAGCGCGCCCAGCGCTGCTGCACGCTATGAGTGTATGTGAGGGCCGCGCGGTATTCGTGGTCGAGGCGGGCAATCAATTGGCTAACGCTGGGCAGGTCTTGAATAGTGCCGACCCCTTGGCCAGCCGACCACACGGTCTTCCAGGCTTTAGCCTCTTCATCCAGGGGTTTAAGTTTCTCGCCGTAGTTGATCTCGCCTTTGTTCTGCAGCTGTTTAAGGTCGTAACCGGCCAGCTCCAAACTCTGACGCATAAAACTTGCCGGAACGCCGGAGACCGCTGGGGTGTGAATGATATCGGCGGCTTTAGCGTCGAGAATCATCTGCTTGTAGGCAGCTGAAGCGGCGTTTTCTTGGGTGGCGATCAGGCGGGTGCCCAGGTAGGCGAGATCGGCACCAAGCAGTTGGGCGGCCAGCACTTCGTGCCCCTGATTCAGGCAGCCGGCCAGCAGCAGCGTTTTATCGAAGAACTGGCGGATCTCGGCAATCAGTGCGAAGGGGCTCAATGTCCCCGCGTGCCCACCCGCCCCGGCGGCTACTGCGATCAAACCATCGACGCCGGCTTCGGCCGCTTTTTCGGCATGCCGGCGCGTGGTGACATCGTGGAACACTAAGCCGCCATAGCTGTGTACGGCATCCACTACGTCCTTCACCGCGCCGAGGCTGGTGATGATGATGGGCACTTGCTGTTCGACGCAGATCGCCAAGTCCGCCTGCAGGCGTGGGTTGCTCGCATGCACGATTAGGTTGACGGCATAAGGCGCTGCATCAGTGTTCAAGCCTGCTTTGATTTCCTCCAACCATGCCTTAAAGGCGCTGCTCTCGCGCTGGTTTAGAGCGGGGAAACTGCCAACAATGCCGTTGTTGCAGCAGGCCAGCACCAGTTCTGGGTTGGACACCAGAAACATCGGAGCGGCGACAATGGGCAGACGTAGGCGTTGTTCGAGCAATGCAGGCAGGGACATACGGCGATCCTTTTGTTTAAGCGGGTTAGAAGGGGCGAACCACAACCAAGATGACGATGCCGAGCAACGCCAGCACAGGCGCTTCATTGAACCAGCGGTAGAACACATGGCCGCGTTGGTTTTCGCCACGAGCAAAGGCTTTGAGCTGAGCGCCACACATAAACTGGTAGACCACCAACAGCGCGACCAAGCTCAGCTTGGCGTGCATCCAGCCCTGGCTGAAGTAGTAGCTGGCATTGAGGCTGATCAACCATAGGCCCAGACCGATGGTTGCAATCATTGAAGGCCACATAATCCCGCGATAGAGCTTGCGCTCCATGATGCAGAAACGCTCATGGCTGGCTTCGTCGGTGCTCATGGCGTGGTAGACGAACAGGCGCGGCAGGTAAAAAAGGCCGGCGAACCAACAGACCATGGCGATAATGTGCAGGGCTTTGAGCCATAGATAGAGCATTGTCCAACCTCATGCAGGAAAGTGCCCCGATAGTAGTGGGCATGGCCTGCCCCGTCATCACTGGCGGCGTTCAAGTGTTGGCCCGTGGCCGAAGCGGCCGTATCATCGGCAGCTTTCCATTGCTGGTATTACAAAGGGGCAAATGATGATCAAGGTCGGAATCGTCGGCGGCACGGGGTATACCGGTGTCGAGTTGTTGCGTTTATTGGCGCAGCACCCACACGCGCAGGTCGAGGTCATTACCTCGCGTTCTGAAGCAGGTATGCGTGTCGACGAGATGTACCCGAACCTTCGCGGCCATTACGACAGCCTGGCGTTTAGCGTGCCGGACGTCACCACCTTGGGCGCGTGTGATGTGGTCTTCTTCGCCACCCCGCACGGCGTGGCGCATGCCCTGGCGGGTGAGTTACTGGCGGCTGGGACTAAGGTGATCGACCTGTCAGCTGACTTTCGCCTGCAAGATGCTGATGAGTGGGCCAAGTGGTACGGCCAGCCACATGGCGCGCCGGACTTACTGCCTGAGGCGGTTTACGGCCTGCCTGAGGTGAACCGTGAGGCGATCAAGCACGCGCGTCTGATTGCCGTGCCGGGTTGCTATCCCACGGCCGCGCAGCTGGCGTTGATTCCGCTGCTGGAAGCTGGCCTTGCCGACACCTCGCAAATTATTGCCGACTGCAAGTCTGGGGTCAGCGGCGCAGGCCGTGGTGCCAGTGTTGCTTCGCTGTTTAGCGAGGCGGGCGAGAGCATGAAAGCCTATGGCGTTAAAGGCCACCGGCACCTGCCGGAAATTCGTCAGGGCCTGCGCCGGGCAGCGGGCAAGGATGTTGGCTTAACCTTCGTGCCGCACCTGACGCCAATGATTCGTGGTATTCATGCCACGCTCTACGCCACCGTGGTTGATCGTTCGGTAGACTTGCAGGCGCTCTTCGAGGCGCGTTATGCCAATGAACCCTTCGTCGACGTGATGCCCGCGGGCAGTCATCCGGAAACTCGCAGCGTGCGTGGCGCTAACATGTGCCGTATTGCCGTGCATCGGCCACAAGATGGTGATCTGGTAGTGGTGCTCTCGGTGATCGACAACTTGGTCAAGGGTGCGTCCGGCCAGGCAGTGCAAAACATGAACATCCTCTTTGACCTCGATGAGCGGCTGGGCCTTTCCCACGCAGCCATGTTGCCCTGATGGCTGGCTGGGAAGTTCGCCCAAGCGATCCTGGACGTGACCGCCGCCGCCGTTTGCTCAGCGTGTTGCTGGTGATGTGCATTCCGCTGGCATTTTACGCGGGCAGCTTGTGGCAGCAGCGCACGCAGCCCGTATCTGTCGCGGGGCAATCTGTCGCAGCACAGCGGAATGTGCAGTTGCTGCGCGAAGTCGAAGAGTTAAATCAGCGCGTGGCCGTACTCAGCAGTGCGGAAAAAGTCAGCCAGCAAGCCAACGAGCAGAGCCGCTTGAGCATTAAGTTGCTGGAAGAGCAGATCTACACACAGCAGCAGGATCTGGCGTCCTACAAAGGCGTGCTGGCGCCGGACAGTCGTCGCGAGGGGTTGCGCATCAAGACCTTTGAGCTGCAGGCCACGGAGAGGCCTGAGCACTTCCGCTATAAGATACTCCTTAGCCGTGTGGGTAAAAGTGAGAAGCCGCTAGAGGGCCACTTGCAAGTCTTAATCGCCGGTAAGCAGGCCGGGCAAGATGTCACGCTTGAACTGGCGGCGCTTACCGCGGGCTTGCCGGATGCCCTGGCTGAGCAGTCGGTTGCTTTCGCCTTCAAGCACTTTCAAGCCATTCCTGAAGCCGGGCGATTTGCAGAGTTGACGTTGCCTGAGGGCTTTGTCCCGCGTGAAATCAAGGTGCGTGCCGAAGTGCAGGGTGATAAACCCTTGCTGCGCACATTTAAATGGAACCAAGAGGAGTGACTATTCCCTATGTGGAATAAAGACAAGTCGCGCAACGACGGGCAGCGTTTCGCCGGTAAGACCAGCCTGATCGCAGTAGGGGCTGAGCTGCACGGTGATCTGCGTTTTCAAGGTGCAGTGCAGGTAGATGGAAAGGTCATCGGTAATTTAGTGGCCAGTGAGGGCATGGTGCGCGTCAGCGCGCAGGGGCAGGTTGAAGGTGAAATTCGCGCGCCGCACGTCGTCATTGATGGTGAAGTGATCGGCGATGTGCACGCCAGCGGTCACCTAGAGCTGGGTGTGCGAGCGCGGGTACGCGGCAATCTGTATTACGCACTGATGGAAATGGCCATGGGGGCGCAGATCGAGGGCCGGCTCTGCCGCTTGCAAGATGAGGCGCGGCCGTTGGAATTGCCACAGCCCTTGGACGCTGCGCAATAGTTGACCGCTTTACTAGGACAAGCGGATAATGACAAACACAATGCAGCATGGCGCTTAGCGCCGGGAGTTAATCAGCATGAGCGTCGAAACCTTCATCCCGAGTGCTATGCAATTTACGCAGGGCGCAGCGAACAAGGTGAAGAGCCTGGTCGATGAAGAGGGCAATTCACGCCTCAAGTTGCGTGTGTTTGTGACGGGAGGCGGCTGTTCCGGCTTCCAGTACGGCTTTACCTTCGATGAAGACACCTCTGAAGATGACACCATCATCGAGCGTGAAGGTGTGAGCCTGGTGGTCGATCCGATGAGTTTTCAGTACTTGGCAGGCGCCGAGGTTGATTATCAAGAAGGTCTAGAAGGCTCGCGATTTGTCATCAACAACCCTAACGCCACTACAACCTGCGGCTGCGGCTCTTCGTTCTCGATCTAACGCCTATACCGTTGTAACGACGCCGTGCCTTGTGTACGGCGTTTTTGCATGTGAGCTTAAATTTCTTAACGTTCAGCGCAGCACCGTCTGGCAACCCGCGTGAGCGCTCGCCCTGAACTGTTATGAATAACGCTTTTTAAGCAGGGTAAATTGCGCCCAGAACGCGAAGTCCTTTTGCGCCAGTGACGCTCGGCCGGTTGGTGGGTATACCTTCCAAGCAGCAGTGTGCCAGCCAAGCAAAGGCCATCGCTTCGACCCAGTCGGCCGGCACGCCGTGTTCATCAGTTGGGCTCACCTGGCTATTAGGCAGCAGTTGCGCCAGGCGGCGCATTAGGGTGCTGTTGTGCGCGCCGCCACCACACACCAGTAGCATTTCAGTGTTCTGCTGCGCGGCGTTAAGTGCTTGGGTAATGCTCAGCGCGGTCAACTCCAGCAGGGTTGCCTGCACATCAGCGGCAGCGATTGCTGGCTGGTTTTGCAGGTGCTGATCCAGCCAGGCGACGTTGAACAGTTCGCGACCCGTGCTCTTCGGGCCTTGGGTCTGGAAGTAGGGATCACTCATCAGCCGTTGCAGAAGTTGCGTTTGCACACAGCCACTGGCGGCCCATTGACCGTCTTGGTCATATGCCAAGCCTTGGTGGCGATGAATCCAGGCATCCAGCAGCACATTGCCTGGTCCACAATCAAAACCATGCACCCCCTGCTCTGGTGCGAGCAGACTGAGGTTGCTGAACCCGCCAATGTTGAGCACCGCGCAGACACTCGTTGGGCTTGCAAACAATGCATCATGGAACGCTGGAACCAGTGGCGCACCTTGGCCACCGGCGGCAACATCGCGGCGGCGAAAGTCGCTAACGACACTGATGTTGGTCAGTTCGGCGAGCAGCGCGGGATTGCCGATCTGAATGCTGAAACCGCGTGCAGGTTCATGGCGCACGGTCTGGCCATGGCTGCCAATGGCGCGAACGTTATCAGCCATAATGCCGTGCTGCGTCAGTAAATCGTTGATGCCCAGGGCCGCTAGCGCGACCCACTCTTGTTCGATAACCGCCGCACGCGCCAGCTCATCCGGGCCGGGCGCACACAGGCTAAGCAGGCTGCGACGCAAGCCGTCAGGCATGGGTAGATAAAGCGTGCCGAGCAGGCGGGTAGTGTCTGTTTGCTCGATTAGCGCGATGTCCAGTCCGTCTAGGCTGGTGCCGGACATCACGCCGCAGTAGAGGGGCATGATTTAACGCGGGTTGTTGAGGGCAAGCATGGTTGATTTTTCTTTGTCCATTTGTGCCATTAGCGGTTTGCTCAACTGCATAAAGCGGGCTTTTTCGCTTCTGGCGATTGGGTCGGCCATTGGCAGCTTCTGGCTCAAAGGGTCAACGTGTACGCCGTTAACTTGGAACTCATAGTGCAGGTGAGGCCCCGTGGACAGCCCCGTGGTGCCAATGTAGCCGATGATCTGGCCTTGCTTGACGTTGCTGCCGCTGCGGATGCCTTTGGCAAAGCCATTCATGTGGGCGTACAGGGTCCGGTAACGCTGGCCGTGCTGGATGATCACTGCATTGCCATAGCCGCCGTGGCGGCCGGCTAGAGTGATGCGGCCATCGCCAGCGGCCTTGATCGGCGTACCGCGCGGGGCGGCATAGTCGACGCCTTTGTGTGCGCGAATTTTGTTCAGGACCGGGTGGCGGCGACCTGTGGAAAAACGTGAGCTGATGCGAGCGAAGTCCACCGGGGTACGAATAAACGCTTTACGCATGCTCTCGCCAGTGGCGCTGTAATAGCTGCTGTTGCCTTGTTTGTTGGTGTAACGCACGGCGGTGTAAGTCTTACCGCGGTTGGTGAAGCGCGCCGACAGGATGTTACCGGTGCCGACTTGTTTACCGTTAACGACCTTTTTCTCGTAGATCAGCTCAAATTCGTCACCTTCACGAATATCCATCGCGAAGTCGATGTCGTAGCCAAATACGTTGGCTAAATCCATGGTCAAGTTGTGCGACAAACCCGCTCGTTTGGCTGAAAGGAACAGTGAGCTGTTGATAACGCCGTGGCTGTAGGTGGTCTGAACTTCAGGTTTGACCAGTTCACGTTTGAACGTAAAGCCTTTCTCGCTCTTTGCCAGAGCAATACTTTCTAGATCGCTAAGCTTGCTATGCAGGCTTTCAAGCTGGCCGTCTGCGCTTAGCTTGAACTCAAGCACCTGACCTACCTTCAAGCGTGATAACTGTTTGGCTTCTTTGCTGCTGTTGAGTGCGGCGTGCAAAGTTGTTGCGCCCAGACCAACCTTGGCGAAAACCGTGGACAGCGTATCGCCATTTTGCACGCTAATAATGTGCTGTAGCGGATCGGCCGGCAGTGACTCTTCAGGTTGCGCGGCCTTCAGGTCATCATCAGCCTGTGTATCGGCTGCAACTGAATTGGTAAAGGGCGATTCGGGCATCTCTAACGAGGCTGGTTGCGCCTCATCCTGCAGCTCTGAGTAC is from Pseudomonas sp. TMP9 and encodes:
- the argC gene encoding N-acetyl-gamma-glutamyl-phosphate reductase, which produces MIKVGIVGGTGYTGVELLRLLAQHPHAQVEVITSRSEAGMRVDEMYPNLRGHYDSLAFSVPDVTTLGACDVVFFATPHGVAHALAGELLAAGTKVIDLSADFRLQDADEWAKWYGQPHGAPDLLPEAVYGLPEVNREAIKHARLIAVPGCYPTAAQLALIPLLEAGLADTSQIIADCKSGVSGAGRGASVASLFSEAGESMKAYGVKGHRHLPEIRQGLRRAAGKDVGLTFVPHLTPMIRGIHATLYATVVDRSVDLQALFEARYANEPFVDVMPAGSHPETRSVRGANMCRIAVHRPQDGDLVVVLSVIDNLVKGASGQAVQNMNILFDLDERLGLSHAAMLP
- a CDS encoding polymer-forming cytoskeletal protein, coding for MWNKDKSRNDGQRFAGKTSLIAVGAELHGDLRFQGAVQVDGKVIGNLVASEGMVRVSAQGQVEGEIRAPHVVIDGEVIGDVHASGHLELGVRARVRGNLYYALMEMAMGAQIEGRLCRLQDEARPLELPQPLDAAQ
- a CDS encoding nitronate monooxygenase family protein yields the protein MSLPALLEQRLRLPIVAAPMFLVSNPELVLACCNNGIVGSFPALNQRESSAFKAWLEEIKAGLNTDAAPYAVNLIVHASNPRLQADLAICVEQQVPIIITSLGAVKDVVDAVHSYGGLVFHDVTTRRHAEKAAEAGVDGLIAVAAGAGGHAGTLSPFALIAEIRQFFDKTLLLAGCLNQGHEVLAAQLLGADLAYLGTRLIATQENAASAAYKQMILDAKAADIIHTPAVSGVPASFMRQSLELAGYDLKQLQNKGEINYGEKLKPLDEEAKAWKTVWSAGQGVGTIQDLPSVSQLIARLDHEYRAALTYTHSVQQRWAR
- the erpA gene encoding iron-sulfur cluster insertion protein ErpA gives rise to the protein MSVETFIPSAMQFTQGAANKVKSLVDEEGNSRLKLRVFVTGGGCSGFQYGFTFDEDTSEDDTIIEREGVSLVVDPMSFQYLAGAEVDYQEGLEGSRFVINNPNATTTCGCGSSFSI
- a CDS encoding anhydro-N-acetylmuramic acid kinase; this encodes MPLYCGVMSGTSLDGLDIALIEQTDTTRLLGTLYLPMPDGLRRSLLSLCAPGPDELARAAVIEQEWVALAALGINDLLTQHGIMADNVRAIGSHGQTVRHEPARGFSIQIGNPALLAELTNISVVSDFRRRDVAAGGQGAPLVPAFHDALFASPTSVCAVLNIGGFSNLSLLAPEQGVHGFDCGPGNVLLDAWIHRHQGLAYDQDGQWAASGCVQTQLLQRLMSDPYFQTQGPKSTGRELFNVAWLDQHLQNQPAIAAADVQATLLELTALSITQALNAAQQNTEMLLVCGGGAHNSTLMRRLAQLLPNSQVSPTDEHGVPADWVEAMAFAWLAHCCLEGIPTNRPSVTGAKGLRVLGAIYPA
- the hemJ gene encoding protoporphyrinogen oxidase HemJ — protein: MLYLWLKALHIIAMVCWFAGLFYLPRLFVYHAMSTDEASHERFCIMERKLYRGIMWPSMIATIGLGLWLISLNASYYFSQGWMHAKLSLVALLVVYQFMCGAQLKAFARGENQRGHVFYRWFNEAPVLALLGIVILVVVRPF
- a CDS encoding peptidoglycan DD-metalloendopeptidase family protein gives rise to the protein MTSTTKAPPLYPKSHILAASGVAALLSLTLLVFPTREVEAKKTFIDLELDNGSAYSELQDEAQPASLEMPESPFTNSVAADTQADDDLKAAQPEESLPADPLQHIISVQNGDTLSTVFAKVGLGATTLHAALNSSKEAKQLSRLKVGQVLEFKLSADGQLESLHSKLSDLESIALAKSEKGFTFKRELVKPEVQTTYSHGVINSSLFLSAKRAGLSHNLTMDLANVFGYDIDFAMDIREGDEFELIYEKKVVNGKQVGTGNILSARFTNRGKTYTAVRYTNKQGNSSYYSATGESMRKAFIRTPVDFARISSRFSTGRRHPVLNKIRAHKGVDYAAPRGTPIKAAGDGRITLAGRHGGYGNAVIIQHGQRYRTLYAHMNGFAKGIRSGSNVKQGQIIGYIGTTGLSTGPHLHYEFQVNGVHVDPLSQKLPMADPIARSEKARFMQLSKPLMAQMDKEKSTMLALNNPR
- a CDS encoding DUF6776 family protein; the encoded protein is MAGWEVRPSDPGRDRRRRLLSVLLVMCIPLAFYAGSLWQQRTQPVSVAGQSVAAQRNVQLLREVEELNQRVAVLSSAEKVSQQANEQSRLSIKLLEEQIYTQQQDLASYKGVLAPDSRREGLRIKTFELQATERPEHFRYKILLSRVGKSEKPLEGHLQVLIAGKQAGQDVTLELAALTAGLPDALAEQSVAFAFKHFQAIPEAGRFAELTLPEGFVPREIKVRAEVQGDKPLLRTFKWNQEE